One genomic segment of Bradysia coprophila strain Holo2 chromosome X unlocalized genomic scaffold, BU_Bcop_v1 contig_163, whole genome shotgun sequence includes these proteins:
- the LOC119068007 gene encoding peroxidase-like produces MKELVAVGAIVLSYVLFPLVSGQNCQLAQDALMASQRKGQAESLNQNDLFPELYNSFVTANDPAIGSSLEVIHPQLYWNAFQKATIVLRAVEFINQNVSTGTKCEDLRPYTNCFQSSEICYDLDDSQCDTSALYREPGGKCNNLKNSKLGTKYAAYGRLIPSTYYDCVHKERRTYMRNEELPSPRHIGNILTELGYAALWPPVQSVLNIFAGFFAQIITHDVGSKVNVQRKNAVGPGIDCCASGRRVSDDILHSACQPMDVPGDDNFYSEFNQRCLNFVSSQVIFSNENCKIGPAEQTNSVSSFLDLTIVYGDDKATENRLRSRKDGQILTNAKNVLPERSPCSQSPCYFLGDGRLIQTPMLAQLHSLLLRLHNLIGPQISSDDEIAYQEAKRLTIALYQHLIYNDWLPIALGSDESKEYRLTCDTTKGNCGKYNPNVDPSTTNCFAQGAFRVFHKAMPSKINLYGRDQKIKMSHPFSDMNSTRMIDLEERYDDLVRGQIFDPLFFGGFSNELRNLFAKNPSGMGVDLHSIDIKRARNHGVPSFVDYIPYCTNRLARISSWSDLYPYFNRDSLETLQTVYESPKDIDLLVGLIGERRNDRYAMFGKIGSCIVAEQFKRYKFGDRFFYQWTDGLYPFTQRQLREIDRFTPATFLCLVTDVESVPQNAFLTPSRTNPMVRCDSIPKFNFALFSKHTTE; encoded by the exons atgaaagaaCTGGTTGCCGTTGGGGCTATAGTTCTATCCTATGTACTATTTCCACTTGTCAGCGGTCAAAA CTGTCAATTAGCACAGGATGCTCTTATGGCAAGCCAAAGAAAGGGACAAGCAGAATCATTGAACCAGAACGATCTATTTCCTGAGCTTTACAATTCATTCGTTACGGCAAATGAT cCAGCAATTGGGTCGTCATTGGAAGTAATTCACCCACAATTGTATTGGAATGCGTTTCAAAAGGCTACAATAGTTTTGCGTGCTGTTGAATTTATAAATCAGAATGTGTCTACTGGCACAAAATGTGAAGATCTACGACCGTACACTAACTGTTTCCAGTCATCAGAAATCTGCTATGATTTGGACGATTCACAGTGTGATACGAGTGCGCTATATCGGGAACCGGGTGGAAAATGCAATAATTTGAAGAATTCAAAGCTTGGAACTAAATATGCAGCCTATGGTCGGCTAATACCATCAACTTATTATGACT GTGTGCATAAGGAACGTAGAACGTACATGCGTAACGAGGAATTGCCATCACCACGACATATCGGAAATATTTTAACTGAACTTGGTTACGCAGCATTATGGCCTCCTGTACAATCTGTGTTGAACATATTTGCCGGCTTCTTTGCGCAAATCATCACGCATGACGTTGGATCTAAGGTCAACGTACAACGAAAGA ACGCAGTAGGTCCGGGAATTGATTGCTGTGCAAGTGGTCGAAGAGTGTCTGACGATATCCTTCATTCGGCATGCCAGCCGATGGATGTTCCAGGCGACGATAACTTTTACTCAGAGTTTAATCAAAGATGCTTGAATTTTGTCAGTTCGCAAGTAATATTTTCGAACGAAAATTGTAAGATTGGGCCAGCAGAACAG ACCAATTCAGTATCTTCGTTCCTGGATCTTACAATTGTCTACGGTGACGACAAAGCAACCGAAAATCGACTTAGAAGCCGAAAAGATGGTCAGATTCTTACTAAcgcaaaaaatgtgttaccAGAACGTTCACCGTGTTCTCAATCACCATGCTACTTTTTGG GTGACGGTCGGCTAATACAAACACCTATGTTAGCACAATTGCATTCACTACTTCTTCGACTACACAATCTGATAGGACCACAAATATCCTCCGATGATGAGATCGCCTATCAGGAAGCCAAAAGACTGACAATAGCACTGTACCAACACTTGATCTATAACGATTGGCTACCAATAGCTTTGG GTTCGGATGAGTCAAAGGAGTATCGTTTGACGTGTGACACAACTAAAGGAAATTGTGGCAAATACAATCCGAATGTCGATCCGAGCACAACGAATTGCTTTGCACAAGGTGCTTTTCGTGTGTTTCATAAAGCCATGCCTTCAAAGATAAACTTGTATGGACGCGATCAAAAGATTAAAATGTCACACCCCTTTTCCGACATGAATTCAACGAGGATGATCGATCTGGAGGAGCGATATGACGATTTGGTTAGAGGCCAAATATTTGATCcattatttttcggcggctTCAGCAACGAATTGCGAAatttatttgcgaaaaatCCCAGTGGAATGGGAGTTGATCTGCACAGCATCGACATTAAACGTGCGCGAAACCACGGTGTACCGTCATTCGTCGACTACATACCCTATTGCACGAACAGACTCGCTCGCATCAGCAGCTGGAGCGATTTGTATCCATATTTTAATCGAGATTCATTGGAAACATTGCAAACGGTTTACGAAAGTCCAAAGGACATTGACCTTCTGGTTGGATTAATCGGCGAACGAAGAAATGACCGATATGCGATGTTTGGAAAAATTGGATCTTGCATCGTAGCCGAACAGTTCAAGCGGTACAAATTTGgcgacagatttttttaccaaTGGACTGATGGCCTTTATCCATTTACTCAAC GTCAATTGCGAGAAATAGATCGCTTCACACCGGCTACTTTTCTATGTTTAGTTACGGATGTTGAGTCTGTGCCGCAGAATGCATTCCTGACTCCAAGTAGAACCAATCCAATGGTGAGGTGTGATTCCAtaccaaaattcaattttgctttgttttccAAGCATACAACTGAATAA